A window of Toxotes jaculatrix isolate fToxJac2 chromosome 11, fToxJac2.pri, whole genome shotgun sequence genomic DNA:
cacacagacacacacacacacctcgttTATAATGGAATGAAGCTGAGAGAGTGATGTCATTGTTGGAGGAGgtgtgaagctgtgagaggaggaaggaaagaagaaaaggagggatggaaggaaaggagggaaggaaaggaggatgTGAACTTTTGTATCTTTAAGAAGTTGTTTATTCTCATCATAGTAATATGACGAAATTTAGatttacagagaaacacaaacatgtctgaCACACGACACCAGCAccagtctgtccctctgtctctctgtccctctgacctcctgtccctctgtccctctgccccTCTGACctcctgtccctctgtccctctgaccTCCTgtccctctgttcctctgtccAAGACACAGTAGACCACAATGGAGATCAGCAGCTTCTATCTAAGATGAAGGAGGACACATGGTGACAGAcagacctctctgtctgtcaccatGTGTCCTCCTTCATCCTTTAGTctgatagacagacagacagacagagaggtcaCTGCACTGTCACGGCAACGCACAGCTCTCCAACAGGTCGCTATAGCAACAGAGCTGCTGACTCAGTGACATCAGAACcagacctgaacctgaaccagcACCGCCCATTGGTGTAGCAGCTCCACACCGCTGCATTCTAATTGGACGAtccatgttgtttttgttgaggTAGGCGGGGCCGTCCAGCTGTCCGTCAGAGGAACCGGGGATCTCGATTGGCTCTGCGGGAGCGGAAACGGATCTCAGAGAGTTTGGAGTTGATGCCAGAGCCAATGACTCCTTTCTTGGCGAGAGGAAACCGAGCCAAGATGGCgtctgagaaagagagggacacTGTCAGAGAGACGGCAGATTAAAGGGACAGTCTGTCAATGTCTCAACCTACTGAAGATGGCGTTGATCTTGTGGGGGTCGAGCGCACTCCGTTGTGGGTGGAAGGCAGGCCGGCGGCTCCGCCCACCTCTCAGGTTACTGTTCATCAGCGTGTTCATATCAAACAcgcccagcagcagcatccGCACCATTGCTGTGGGAGACTGTGCCTGATTGGCTGCCTGCCACGACCGCACATCGCACAGCACACCAGATCCTGGATACACCTCCACCTGGCTCACCTGGACAGGACAAGGTAAATGACACGCATATGATGGTGTAAACCAGATCAGATCCAGTTTAATCCAAATCAGATCCAGTTTAATCCAGATCAGATCCAGTGTAAAGACGTTAGCAGCAGCTGTTATCAGCTCACGTTGACTCGTTTCACCGTTTCGTCTACAAACGGTTcaaactgcagagagaaaacacctcACTGCTGTTCAACTGCGTTCACCTCACCTGTCAGATGCCCCCTCACCTGCCAGACGCCCCCTCACCTGTCAGATGCCCCCTTACCTGTCAGACGCCCCCTCACCTGTCAGACGCCACCTCACTGTTCCCTCTTCATGCATTTCTCTGGCTCTGATGTAGATTTCAGCTTGTTCCTTTAAATAAATGGACTTAAACAGGATCAGGTTCTGTGTAATCCGGATCGGAGGTCTCACCTGTCCGGTTGCATCTCCAGCGGCACACTGGCTCTCAgagcagctcctcctcagctcctccatgtCGGTCTGGCTGCAGAGCGGCGCCTCCTCCCCCATGTGACTCCCCAGGCCCAGGTCGGCTCCTCCTTGCACCTCCTCGTCCTCGGAGCCCAGTGGACCCCAGGACAGATTCCCgttcagctcctcctgcagctgctggacctggacctgagggcTGAAGTCTCCGTCCTGATTGGTCTCTGTGTGGTGGTGATAAGGAGCGTAGCTGTCTGTCCcacctgttgccatggagactgAGTGGTGACTGGCCTGGCCCAACATCTGCCACATAGTGGACATGAGCCCAGGGAtctctgggaaatgtagtcaGAGTCATAAATTTAAAACGGAACTGACCGACAGGATGTGTCTGTGACCTCCCACCTGAATCTGATTGGTTGCCTGTGAACGGACTGACCAGGTGACAGTGATGTGTGACTCACCGTGGACCAGCATGTTCTTCAGCCTCTGGTTCTCAGCCAAGagctctgctttctctctctccatctctcgaACCCTCGAACGCAGGAAATGAAGCTCAGCGATGTGTGATGGTGAGAAAGCCGACACACCTGACTCCACCTTCACCACCTGCGGGGGGGGGGCGTGTTCTCTGATAAACAACTGTGTGTTTCTTCATAGAAAGCTAGAACCTTTCACACTTTATCAAACATGTTCTGCTGCTGACGGGAGCGAGGCTTACTGTGTCCatcctatcccagctgactacgggcatGAGGCGGGGTTCCCCCTGGACCTGTCCATCACaggactgacacacaaagacagacaatcCCAcaagcacacattcacacctggggCCAATGTAGCCAGTTCACCTgatgtgcacgtgtgttttTGGAATTCCCACAGGATCTGGTCATAGACCTTCTCTAATCCACAAAGCACATGTAGACTTATTCTGTTAGTGGTTTTTGTGGACAGGGGAGGACAAGGGAGGACAAGGGAGGACAGGGAAGGACAGGGGAGGACAGGGGAGGACAGTGTCCAGCGTGCGGCCCTCAGAACTGCACCCCTTCAATGGACCGTGACCTTCAGCAGGTACTGtggctgatgatgatgacgatcaTCTCTGAGTCTGAGGCCACAGATTCTGAGTGATTATTGTCATGGATctgataaataatgtaaataaataataaataatgcttTGTTTGTGATGGCAGCTTTGTTTAGTTGTGTTCAGTTTTAACAGCTGGCACCTTTTCGTTTTCTGAGGCACGAAGCACCAACGAGGAaaagtttgcacacacacactttggctCACTAAAACCTGCTCTGAGGTGAATCACACCTCAGAGCAGGAATGATCCCACGACTCCCCTGGATGAGAACCACAGGACTAAATGTTTGCTTCTCACCTGTTGACCTTCAAAGTCCGTCACGCCTGGACGTGTCCTTATTTACCTTCTTCTCTGAGAAGGAAAcagctgaaagatgaaataAACTCAGGGAGACTTTCTGATGCTGTTTGAGCTGCAGTGCCCCCCATAGGCTACAGTGCCACACTGCAcaacaggacagaggcacagagTAAAAATCTCAGCTCTGAACTGATCATCGGTCACTGAACGACCTGGATGCTCATAATGACCTTATTGATCCTGAGTCATCGATGCTCTGTACCTGTACTTCACTCTCTCCACTTCATGTTACTGCCGCCCGCTCAGCTCAGTTGGCaaagcatgagactcaatctctcagggtcgtgggtttgaaccccactccaggcggcaccacctcccatgggctcaccacctgtgggaggtgccgtaggacttcggtgcactGTGGACCGGGCCTGGACCGGTCAGCGGAAGATGAAGACATGACGCTTTACGTTACTTTACCTGTGCTCCACATGATTTCACTGCACCTCACTGATCTGACGCTTTACTGACCAAGATTTTACCAAATGTGACGCTGAGGAGTCGAATCCAGAAACTGAGGAACGTGTTCCAGCTACAGCTGCAACATCTGGAACAGCTGCAACATGTTCCCACGTTAAAGCCTCAGAGATGATGAAGCACGTGACGGATTGTTCCTCGGTGCTactgaacagagcagcagctgaggactTCCTCCACCTGTGATGACACGTGACGGTAACAGCGACACACTGctgtcaccatcatcatcatcacgacAGTAACGCGGACGCAGCGCAGatgaccagtgtgtgtgtgacgtgtaAACTGTATAAACGCTCGCGCTGCAGATGCACTGAACGTAAGAGCCGGTTCCTCTCACCGTCGGACCGATTCCGGTCCCGGTCCCGGTGCCGTGTGTCTGCTGCAGGACGCTGCTGTCCGGACTGTCCGTCATCTGGAGGCGCGAACCGGAGACGCTGCCGGGACTTTAATGTCCACGTGGACCCGGGAACGTTCCGCTATTTCAGCTGCAACgaaaaaaacaagtttattaAAATTCATAAATACATCCACTTCCGGTGTCGCTCCGTGACGTCATTCTTGCGTGTCGGCGTTGTAGTTCTATAGAGTGACGTTGAAAACGTTGGTGTTCTCTCATCTGGACTACAGTACCCAGGGTGCACCGCGGCACgcagactgtaaacacacacgaGGAGGGTGAAGGACGAAGTGACGGATGATCGGTGAGTTCTGTTCTGTGCTGTTCTGCGGAGGTTCTGCTCAGGGACTCATTTACTCATCATCATTTACTACAGTAAAACTACTGACGCAGGGTTAGGGGTTAGCATGTACCTGCGAGTACAGAGAAGTGTTGTAAACAAAGTACCTGTCTGAAGTTTAGTCTGACacctcacctgtcacctgtgtgtCTCCTCAGTGTTTGTGAGGTACAACCTGGGGCCAGGTGTGGCcgtggagctgcaggaggaggcgAGTGTGGCCGAGCTgaaggaggtggtggggagtCAGCAGGGAGTCCGGCCTGAGCGGCTCAGGGTGCTGTTCGCCGGCAGGGAGCTGCAGAGCACAGCCACGCTACAGGTGAGGTCAAGGGTCAGAGTGCGCGTGAGTTCCGTCTGAGTGTCCTGTCGTCCGTAGTTTGATTGATTGGTGGAGTGGAGACAGTGGGAGCGcaaagcagagagggaaggatggagggtTCCTGACCTTCTCCTGAtaactcctcctcttctctcctgctcacAGGGCTGTGACGTCCCGGAGCAGAGTACCGTCCACGTGGTCCTGCCTCCGTCAGGATCCTCCTCGTCCCGGATGCTCGTCTTGCAGGAGCATTTGTCTCAGGGCCGAGAGCAGAACAGTCTAACGAGGCTGAACCTCAGCTCCTCGCGCCTCCCCTCCACCTCCGCTGGCCTGGCTGTGATCCTGACAGGGAGCGAGGGGGGAGAGGATGGcaggggagcagaggaggcaggagaggaggcgCAGGCTGCAGGTGTGGACGGCGGCGCTCCTGCAGTATTTCTCTGTGAGTGGTTTGTGTTGGTCACAGTGCTCTgactgtgtgtacctgtgtgtacaggtgtgcgTACCTGCAGTACTTTCTTTGTGTACTGTAAGAGCTGCAGCTCGGTTCAGCCGGGAAAACTGCGCGTTCGCTGCAGAACCTGCAAACAGACGACGCTGACACTCAGCAGGGTGAGAACCTGAGCAGCAGGAAGTCACTTCATACGTGACAGACAGGGGGCGCCGTGCCGCGGTCTCCAGCCTCACTTCAGTGGTAACGTCATCCTGATCAGTTTCAGGAAACAACAGGTAACATGATGCTGATCAGTGATGTCATTAGGATGGGGGACGTCCATGTCGTCCCACTGGCGTCCTATTATGCTtttccacacactcacattagACTGATGGACGTGTTagtttgctgcagtgtgtgtgtcggcaCCACAGACATATACTTTATTTGATTCCACATTACAAGGTAATATCATTAGGAACCAAATTTGCTGAAAGATCCAACTAATACTTTGACCAACAGAACTTATGCTATCAGAATGTTACTTCaaggaaacaggaagcatctttttttccagataAACATGCTCCCTATGACTGCTGATAGGGAGCAGTATCTGGCCAGCTGTCTGGACCTTCTCTTACTCAGTCCACTGATGTTAAGTCCACTGACCACCAGCCTATGCACGTGGCCTAAACTGccaaacacaagcacaatcAGTAAACATTTATAGCCACAGTTCACAATAGCAGATATTAAAGGTtggtattttagtttttttgtacAGTAGGATTCCTCCATGAACAGGTCAAAGGCGCAGGCTATTTCAAAAAGTCTGACTGTTTTCTTCTCATGTGATAAACATATGATATCTGGTGTGTTAGCTATTCCTGAAAAATGGGTTATGGACAGATTAAACCAATGCGCATTGACAGGGGTGTGTTTATAAAGCTGCTCCAGAGGAGCACGGGGGATCTGGGCAGCGATGATGTCCACCAGTCTGTCATGTCTGGATATGTACAGTCCTTTGTAGGATGGGCAGCTGTTGAGAATGTGGGCTACTGACTCCAGGTGTTGAGGGGTTTCATGCATTATACAGAAGGGGGAGTGGGCAGAGGGGAACCACAGAGACAGGTTGTATTTTGTTGGAAGAACCTGCAGACGAGccttcacacagaaaatgaggATCTCATCACTGATGGCAGCATTGCTGTATATGGTGTGTGATACAGAGTGGTCAGCACAGGCCAGTCCAGCCAGCTTTCCCTGAAGCTTCAGGCTGCACCAATACTCCATGTTGTGATCCCTTTGGATGGACAGTAGGGTTTGCCGTGATGTTTTAGGCAGCAGGAGATGGGTGGTGTTGTTGTGATGCAGCTTGgcttgcacacacagacacacacacacacacacgcacacacacacacagacacacacacacacacacgttactcAGCAGCTGATGATGAAGGTGACAGCATCAAGagttgtctctgtgtctcaggaTCCTTCCTGTTGGGATGACGTCCTCCTCCCAGGTCGTATCCATGGTGTATGTCAATCAGACGGTTGTCAGGGCAAC
This region includes:
- the LOC121189827 gene encoding uncharacterized protein LOC121189827 isoform X2 yields the protein MTDSPDSSVLQQTHGTGTGTGIGPTVVKVESGVSAFSPSHIAELHFLRSRVREMEREKAELLAENQRLKNMLVHEIPGLMSTMWQMLGQASHHSVSMATGGTDSYAPYHHHTETNQDGDFSPQVQVQQLQEELNGNLSWGPLGSEDEEVQGGADLGLGSHMGEEAPLCSQTDMEELRRSCSESQCAAGDATGQVSQVEVYPGSGVLCDVRSWQAANQAQSPTAMVRMLLLGVFDMNTLMNSNLRGGRSRRPAFHPQRSALDPHKINAIFNAILARFPLAKKGVIGSGINSKLSEIRFRSRRANRDPRFL
- the LOC121189827 gene encoding uncharacterized protein LOC121189827 isoform X3, with protein sequence MPVVSWDRMDTVVKVESGVSAFSPSHIAELHFLRSRVREMEREKAELLAENQRLKNMLVHEIPGLMSTMWQMLGQASHHSVSMATGGTDSYAPYHHHTETNQDGDFSPQVQVQQLQEELNGNLSWGPLGSEDEEVQGGADLGLGSHMGEEAPLCSQTDMEELRRSCSESQCAAGDATGQVSQVEVYPGSGVLCDVRSWQAANQAQSPTAMVRMLLLGVFDMNTLMNSNLRGGRSRRPAFHPQRSALDPHKINAIFMSLSFSDAILARFPLAKKGVIGSGINSKLSEIRFRSRRANRDPRFL
- the LOC121189827 gene encoding uncharacterized protein LOC121189827 isoform X1, coding for MTDSPDSSVLQQTHGTGTGTGIGPTVVKVESGVSAFSPSHIAELHFLRSRVREMEREKAELLAENQRLKNMLVHEIPGLMSTMWQMLGQASHHSVSMATGGTDSYAPYHHHTETNQDGDFSPQVQVQQLQEELNGNLSWGPLGSEDEEVQGGADLGLGSHMGEEAPLCSQTDMEELRRSCSESQCAAGDATGQVSQVEVYPGSGVLCDVRSWQAANQAQSPTAMVRMLLLGVFDMNTLMNSNLRGGRSRRPAFHPQRSALDPHKINAIFMSLSFSDAILARFPLAKKGVIGSGINSKLSEIRFRSRRANRDPRFL